One stretch of Thalassophryne amazonica chromosome 19, fThaAma1.1, whole genome shotgun sequence DNA includes these proteins:
- the LOC117500789 gene encoding calcium-responsive transcription factor-like isoform X3 produces MDEPDDSGFTSIEWQELLKDYHINKNYICGYVTNKEDVSSILELHRRVTATTFSIRHSTSLQFNPNQIDREKTKFTFRSIFFSKSSPRITSDGVPFIFGGLKHLECQFGPRREHAKKQDGILIQQRDAPTFTSTGEKMNQTQTRKKGCEARISVKQICRFPDYELISKKNLQREQVKLKERLLQDLAQGKQLAVEHRFYLELPLNAAHTKHALDSLSSMVQPIHPQISQWIDELVSEGVTSAVEVQASLKHYVKMRMVDTVAPSELDRGYYPRLGVIRNHIYKAKVRQRMSKLCRKNGVTTIMKDSDRKVDQHTDMIDTNEDCPTSGDEAHSHVAVQLLNEANICEDDGAEGDFIVVVI; encoded by the coding sequence ATGGATGAGCCAGATGACAGTGGTTTCACTTCCATTGAATGGCAAGAACTGCTGAAAGACTACCATATCAACAAAAACTACATTTGTGGCTACGTCACCAACAAGGAGGATGTGTCCAGTATTCTTGAGCTACACAGGCGCGTCACTGCTACAACATTCTCCATTCGCCATTCAACCTCCCTTCAGTTCAACCCAAATCAGATTGACAGAGAAAAGACCAAGTTCACCTTCCGGTCTATCTTCTTCTCCAAGTCTAGCCCACGTATTACCAGTGATGGTGTCCCTTTCATCTTTGGTGGGCTAAAGCATCTTGAATGTCAGTTTGGGCCGAGAAGAGAGCACGCTAAAAAGCAAGACGGCATTCTAATACAACAGAGAGATGCACCGACATTCACATCCACTGGTGAGAAGATGAACCAAACCCAAACAAGGAAGAAGGGATGTGAGGCAAGGATCAGTGTCAAACAGATCTGCAGGTTCCCTGATTATGAGTTGATCTCTAAAAAGAACCTGCAGCGTGAGCAAGTCAAGCTTAAGGAAAGACTGCTGCAAGACTTGGCACAAGGAAAACAGCTGGCTGTGGAACATAGATTTTATCTCGAGCTTCCACTTAATGCAGCACACACAAAACATGCACTAGATAGCCTCTCGAGCATGGTGCAACCCATCCATCCACAGATCTCACAGTGGATAGATGAACTGGTAAGTGAAGGAGTAACGAGTGCTGTTGAAGTGCAAGCATCACTCAAGCACTATGTAAAGATGAGGATGGTggacaccgtggcccccagtGAACTTGACAGGGGCTACTATCCACGGCTGGGTGTAATAAGAAACCATATCTACAAGGCTAAAGTCAGACAGAGGATGTCCAAGCTATGCAGGAAAAATGGagttacaacaatcatgaaagacAGTGACAGAAAGGTGGATCAGCACACTGACATGATTGACACCAATGAAGACTGTCCCACTTCTGGTGATGAAGCCCACTCTCACGTGGCTGTACAGCTGCTAAATGAAGCAAACATCTGTGAAGATGATGGAGCAGAAGGAGACTTCATCGTAGTCgtgatttaa
- the LOC117500789 gene encoding calcium-responsive transcription factor-like isoform X2, translated as MKHWDIMDEPDDSGFTSIEWQELLKDYHINKNYICGYVTNKEDVSSILELHRRVTATTFSIRHSTSLQFNPNQIDREKTKFTFRSIFFSKSSPRITSDGVPFIFGGLKHLECQFGPRREHAKKQDGILIQQRDAPTFTSTGEKMNQTQTRKKGCEARISVKQICRFPDYELISKKNLQREQVKLKERLLQDLAQGKQLAVEHRFYLELPLNAAHTKHALDSLSSMVQPIHPQISQWIDELVSEGVTSAVEVQASLKHYVKMRMVDTVAPSELDRGYYPRLGVIRNHIYKAKVRQRMSKLCRKNGVTTIMKDSDRKVDQHTDMIDTNEDCPTSGDEAHSHVAVQLLNEANICEDDGAEGDFIVVVI; from the coding sequence AATGGATGAGCCAGATGACAGTGGTTTCACTTCCATTGAATGGCAAGAACTGCTGAAAGACTACCATATCAACAAAAACTACATTTGTGGCTACGTCACCAACAAGGAGGATGTGTCCAGTATTCTTGAGCTACACAGGCGCGTCACTGCTACAACATTCTCCATTCGCCATTCAACCTCCCTTCAGTTCAACCCAAATCAGATTGACAGAGAAAAGACCAAGTTCACCTTCCGGTCTATCTTCTTCTCCAAGTCTAGCCCACGTATTACCAGTGATGGTGTCCCTTTCATCTTTGGTGGGCTAAAGCATCTTGAATGTCAGTTTGGGCCGAGAAGAGAGCACGCTAAAAAGCAAGACGGCATTCTAATACAACAGAGAGATGCACCGACATTCACATCCACTGGTGAGAAGATGAACCAAACCCAAACAAGGAAGAAGGGATGTGAGGCAAGGATCAGTGTCAAACAGATCTGCAGGTTCCCTGATTATGAGTTGATCTCTAAAAAGAACCTGCAGCGTGAGCAAGTCAAGCTTAAGGAAAGACTGCTGCAAGACTTGGCACAAGGAAAACAGCTGGCTGTGGAACATAGATTTTATCTCGAGCTTCCACTTAATGCAGCACACACAAAACATGCACTAGATAGCCTCTCGAGCATGGTGCAACCCATCCATCCACAGATCTCACAGTGGATAGATGAACTGGTAAGTGAAGGAGTAACGAGTGCTGTTGAAGTGCAAGCATCACTCAAGCACTATGTAAAGATGAGGATGGTggacaccgtggcccccagtGAACTTGACAGGGGCTACTATCCACGGCTGGGTGTAATAAGAAACCATATCTACAAGGCTAAAGTCAGACAGAGGATGTCCAAGCTATGCAGGAAAAATGGagttacaacaatcatgaaagacAGTGACAGAAAGGTGGATCAGCACACTGACATGATTGACACCAATGAAGACTGTCCCACTTCTGGTGATGAAGCCCACTCTCACGTGGCTGTACAGCTGCTAAATGAAGCAAACATCTGTGAAGATGATGGAGCAGAAGGAGACTTCATCGTAGTCgtgatttaa
- the LOC117500789 gene encoding calcium-responsive transcription factor-like isoform X1 — MKSTFETLFRLTGFLLLLIRGWCLYTLSGLFYSSCGRMDEPDDSGFTSIEWQELLKDYHINKNYICGYVTNKEDVSSILELHRRVTATTFSIRHSTSLQFNPNQIDREKTKFTFRSIFFSKSSPRITSDGVPFIFGGLKHLECQFGPRREHAKKQDGILIQQRDAPTFTSTGEKMNQTQTRKKGCEARISVKQICRFPDYELISKKNLQREQVKLKERLLQDLAQGKQLAVEHRFYLELPLNAAHTKHALDSLSSMVQPIHPQISQWIDELVSEGVTSAVEVQASLKHYVKMRMVDTVAPSELDRGYYPRLGVIRNHIYKAKVRQRMSKLCRKNGVTTIMKDSDRKVDQHTDMIDTNEDCPTSGDEAHSHVAVQLLNEANICEDDGAEGDFIVVVI, encoded by the coding sequence AATGGATGAGCCAGATGACAGTGGTTTCACTTCCATTGAATGGCAAGAACTGCTGAAAGACTACCATATCAACAAAAACTACATTTGTGGCTACGTCACCAACAAGGAGGATGTGTCCAGTATTCTTGAGCTACACAGGCGCGTCACTGCTACAACATTCTCCATTCGCCATTCAACCTCCCTTCAGTTCAACCCAAATCAGATTGACAGAGAAAAGACCAAGTTCACCTTCCGGTCTATCTTCTTCTCCAAGTCTAGCCCACGTATTACCAGTGATGGTGTCCCTTTCATCTTTGGTGGGCTAAAGCATCTTGAATGTCAGTTTGGGCCGAGAAGAGAGCACGCTAAAAAGCAAGACGGCATTCTAATACAACAGAGAGATGCACCGACATTCACATCCACTGGTGAGAAGATGAACCAAACCCAAACAAGGAAGAAGGGATGTGAGGCAAGGATCAGTGTCAAACAGATCTGCAGGTTCCCTGATTATGAGTTGATCTCTAAAAAGAACCTGCAGCGTGAGCAAGTCAAGCTTAAGGAAAGACTGCTGCAAGACTTGGCACAAGGAAAACAGCTGGCTGTGGAACATAGATTTTATCTCGAGCTTCCACTTAATGCAGCACACACAAAACATGCACTAGATAGCCTCTCGAGCATGGTGCAACCCATCCATCCACAGATCTCACAGTGGATAGATGAACTGGTAAGTGAAGGAGTAACGAGTGCTGTTGAAGTGCAAGCATCACTCAAGCACTATGTAAAGATGAGGATGGTggacaccgtggcccccagtGAACTTGACAGGGGCTACTATCCACGGCTGGGTGTAATAAGAAACCATATCTACAAGGCTAAAGTCAGACAGAGGATGTCCAAGCTATGCAGGAAAAATGGagttacaacaatcatgaaagacAGTGACAGAAAGGTGGATCAGCACACTGACATGATTGACACCAATGAAGACTGTCCCACTTCTGGTGATGAAGCCCACTCTCACGTGGCTGTACAGCTGCTAAATGAAGCAAACATCTGTGAAGATGATGGAGCAGAAGGAGACTTCATCGTAGTCgtgatttaa